One window of Quercus robur chromosome 5, dhQueRobu3.1, whole genome shotgun sequence genomic DNA carries:
- the LOC126728877 gene encoding serine/threonine-protein phosphatase 7 long form homolog has protein sequence MAHIQMQDNRVIDIIKLVRLEGLFRAPSREIDHCLISALVEQWRPETHTFHLPHGEMSITLQNVEVIFRLPIDSKVLVGPTAVVDGDWSQLRMELLGFTPANDNKTLVGQRILISRLIDAIAKPLPYDATEIQIQQYARCYILALLGDKLFMDKSRDKVHLMFLEFLRNLHDPPQYSWGSGCLAWLYRELCRASEKGASQIGGACTLVQY, from the coding sequence ATGGCACACATTCAGATGCAAGATAATCGGGTGATTGACATTATCAAGTTGGTAAGGCTGGAAGGATTGTTTAGGGCTCCTTCCAGAGAGATAGATCATTGCCTAATATCGGCCCTAGTTGAGCAATGGCGGCCAGAGACTCATACGTTCCATCTTCCACATGGTGAGATGTCAATCACCCTACAAAATGTGGAGGTCATTTTCAGACTTCCTATAGACAGTAAGGTCTTGGTTGGGCCGACTGCCGTGGTGGATGGGGATTGGAGTCAACTGCGCATGGAGTTGCTTGGTTTTACTCCGGCGAATGACAACAAAACTTTGGTGGGGCAAAGAATTCTCATCAGCCGCCTTATTGACGCCATTGCAAAGCCACTGCCTTATGACGCAACAGAGATTCAGATACAGCAGTATGCCCGGTGCTATATTTTAGCACTATTAGGGGATAAGCTTTTCATGGACAAGTCGAGAGATAAGGTGCATCTAATGTTTTTGGAGTTCTTGCGAAACCTTCATGATCCGCCACAGTATAGTTGGGGTAGTGGTTGCTTGGCTTGGTTGTACAGAGAGTTGTGTCGGGCAAGCGAGAAAGGGGCATCGCAAATTGGTGGGGCGTGCACCTTGGTCCAGTATTAG